One Streptomyces sp. V4I8 genomic window carries:
- a CDS encoding SpoIIE family protein phosphatase, producing the protein MLSVRSLVGEVFLLRLATAVLLVAAALVALAVQARRDGVPDARNRAHVTAQTFANSLDIVALNSPNPTAALRSEAGRKVTGVDAVMYRSDRATLAHSEPHHVEKPVMGPYAETAGDKPFIRQLPALFGGAAAALLVVAGGAVLVSRRLRRLTHGLGPVGMTRIYDHHEAVLHAVREGVLIIGGNGRLLLANDEARRLLDLPADAERRHVTDLGLGEDLAELLASDGAITDEVHLAAGRLLAVSKRMAPHGPVGSAVTLRDTTELWALSGRVEAERERLKLLYDAGLRIGTTLDVKRTAEELAEVAVPRFADVVTVELLDVVLHGEDSPGAATGVTEMRRTAVAGLDTDDLLYPVGELIRFVPGHPVSAAMDSSRPVLVRDLRSSDDWRAQHAERAQRVLDHGIHSLIVVPLRARGVVLGMVEFWRAGGSASFEDEDVSFAEELAARAAVCIDNAHRYTREHTMAVTLQNSLLPRRLPEQQALEAAYRYLPAQAGVGGDWFDVIPLSGTRVALVVGDVVGHGLHAAATMGRLRTAVLNFAGLDMPTEELLGRLDELVAQIDAEEEAAAEDGKGMITGATCQYAVYDPISGRLVLATAGHPGPAVIHPDGTVDFPQLPVSPPLGLGAGLPVESAELTLPEGSRLVLFTDGLIEERDRDLDVGLETLRDALAGPDRTPEATCAAVMEAMLPDRPRDDIALLVARTHRLGSEHVAEWDVPRDPAAVAPVRTACARRLTEWGLEQVAFTAELILSELITNAIRYGTEPIGVRLLRTVLTNGSNGGTLILEVSDGSSTSPRLRRAKATDEGGRGLFLVAQFTERWGTRYTHTGKVIWTELPLPDGTAPQAEELGEILLSQWGDIAL; encoded by the coding sequence CTGCTGAGTGTGCGCAGCCTCGTCGGCGAGGTCTTCCTTCTGCGGTTGGCGACCGCGGTACTGCTCGTCGCCGCTGCGCTGGTGGCTCTCGCGGTGCAGGCGCGACGCGACGGCGTGCCGGATGCCCGGAACCGGGCGCATGTAACCGCGCAGACGTTCGCGAACTCCCTGGATATCGTGGCGCTGAACAGCCCGAACCCGACCGCCGCGCTGCGTTCCGAGGCCGGACGGAAGGTCACAGGCGTCGATGCTGTCATGTACAGGTCCGACAGGGCCACCCTCGCCCACAGCGAGCCGCATCACGTAGAGAAGCCCGTGATGGGACCCTACGCGGAGACGGCGGGCGACAAGCCATTCATCAGGCAGCTACCGGCCCTGTTCGGTGGCGCTGCCGCGGCCCTGCTCGTCGTTGCAGGCGGGGCGGTCCTGGTGAGCCGCCGATTACGGCGGCTCACCCATGGCCTGGGCCCGGTCGGGATGACCCGGATTTACGACCACCACGAGGCGGTCCTGCATGCTGTGCGGGAAGGCGTACTGATCATCGGAGGTAACGGGCGGCTCCTGCTGGCCAATGACGAGGCGCGGCGACTGCTCGATCTGCCGGCGGACGCAGAGCGGCGCCACGTCACCGATCTGGGGCTGGGAGAGGACCTGGCCGAGCTGCTGGCCTCCGACGGCGCCATCACCGATGAGGTGCACTTAGCGGCGGGCCGGCTGCTTGCGGTCAGCAAGCGGATGGCGCCGCACGGTCCGGTCGGCAGTGCGGTGACGCTCCGGGACACCACCGAGCTGTGGGCTCTGTCCGGCAGGGTCGAGGCGGAGCGCGAACGGTTGAAGTTGCTCTATGACGCCGGCCTGCGGATCGGCACCACCCTCGACGTGAAGCGCACCGCCGAGGAGTTGGCGGAGGTAGCGGTACCCCGGTTCGCCGATGTCGTCACTGTCGAGCTGCTGGATGTGGTTCTGCATGGTGAGGATTCCCCCGGTGCCGCCACCGGGGTCACCGAAATGCGCCGTACCGCGGTCGCTGGTCTGGACACGGACGATCTGCTCTACCCCGTCGGCGAGTTGATCCGGTTCGTCCCCGGCCACCCCGTCTCCGCAGCAATGGACAGCAGCCGACCGGTTCTGGTTCGGGACCTGAGGAGCTCTGACGACTGGCGGGCTCAGCACGCAGAACGTGCCCAGCGGGTCCTCGACCACGGCATTCACTCCTTGATCGTGGTTCCGTTACGGGCCCGCGGTGTGGTGCTGGGCATGGTGGAATTCTGGCGGGCGGGTGGTTCCGCGTCGTTCGAGGACGAGGACGTGTCCTTCGCCGAGGAACTGGCTGCCCGGGCCGCGGTGTGCATTGACAACGCCCACCGCTACACGCGCGAACACACCATGGCTGTCACCCTGCAGAACAGCCTGCTGCCTCGTCGGCTGCCCGAGCAGCAGGCTCTGGAGGCCGCCTATCGTTATCTGCCGGCTCAGGCCGGTGTGGGCGGTGATTGGTTCGACGTCATCCCGCTGTCCGGCACCCGGGTGGCCCTGGTGGTTGGTGATGTCGTTGGCCACGGTCTGCATGCCGCGGCCACCATGGGCCGACTGCGCACCGCCGTTCTCAACTTCGCCGGCCTGGACATGCCCACGGAGGAACTGCTGGGCCGACTGGACGAGTTGGTGGCCCAGATCGACGCAGAAGAAGAAGCGGCAGCGGAGGACGGGAAGGGAATGATCACCGGCGCGACCTGCCAGTACGCCGTCTACGACCCCATCTCCGGGCGACTGGTCCTCGCTACCGCGGGCCATCCAGGGCCGGCGGTAATCCACCCCGACGGGACCGTGGACTTCCCCCAGTTGCCCGTCTCCCCGCCACTGGGACTGGGCGCCGGCCTGCCTGTCGAAAGCGCCGAGCTGACCCTGCCCGAGGGATCCCGGCTCGTGCTTTTCACCGACGGACTGATCGAAGAACGCGACCGCGACCTGGACGTCGGGCTTGAGACCCTGCGCGATGCGTTGGCAGGACCGGATCGCACCCCGGAGGCCACTTGCGCGGCGGTGATGGAGGCCATGCTGCCGGACCGTCCCAGGGATGACATCGCGCTGCTCGTGGCCCGCACCCACCGACTTGGCTCCGAGCACGTCGCCGAGTGGGACGTGCCCCGCGACCCGGCGGCGGTGGCGCCGGTGCGCACAGCCTGCGCCCGTCGGCTGACTGAGTGGGGCCTGGAGCAGGTCGCCTTCACCGCCGAACTCATTCTCAGCGAACTGATCACCAACGCCATCAGGTACGGCACCGAGCCGATTGGCGTCCGGCTGCTCCGGACGGTGCTGACCAATGGTTCCAACGGAGGCACCTTGATCTTGGAGGTCTCTGACGGCAGCAGCACTTCACCCCGGCTGCGCCGGGCGAAGGCCACTGACGAGGGCGGGCGCGGACTCTTCCTGGTTGCCCAGTTCACTGAACGCTGGGGTACTCGCTACACACATACGGGCAAAGTCATTTGGACGGAGCTGCCCCTCCCCGACGGCACGGCACCACAGGCGGAAGAGCTCGGCGAGATCCTGCTCAGCCAATGGGGCGACATTGCACTGTGA
- a CDS encoding IS1380 family transposase, protein MVESTGWDRRLSVAADGKKLVGHAGAVLLRKLADRLGLTGGLARVLPSSTAAGWRERSGVLVQLAVAIVLGARSLLEAEQLHLHHQQLFGPAVSDSTMRRVLAGLDEHTLRKIAKVRRRVRRQVWGLLHLRPGGFPYLTVAGRHLKGWIVVDLDATVITAASKKEGAAATFKGTFGFHPLAGWCANTGESLAMELRCGNAGANTVEDHLRVLAACLEQVPGSSQAKLLIRVDGAGATHGLLEHLESLNTKRRTVRYTVGWKITPEDEAAIAKLPESAWETSLHQDGSVQEGYQVAELTGVNTREGWPQGMRLIVRRVRPSRRQHKKLTDFEKQTGWRYSITATNIRHLWGIPGSHQVQFLDALHRDHAEVEDRIRTGKAMGLHNLPSKSWQVNAGWMLACNLAADLDAWLRLLTLHDQDGLEHAEPDTMRFRLYHLPARLADHARRRYLRIERTWPWAKAFTTCWSRLTQLPAVT, encoded by the coding sequence GTGGTCGAGAGTACAGGGTGGGACCGTCGGCTGTCCGTGGCTGCTGACGGGAAGAAGCTGGTAGGGCACGCGGGGGCGGTGCTGCTGCGGAAACTGGCCGACCGCCTGGGGCTGACGGGTGGACTGGCCCGGGTGCTGCCGTCGAGTACGGCGGCCGGGTGGCGGGAGCGGAGCGGGGTGCTGGTCCAGCTGGCTGTGGCGATCGTGCTCGGAGCACGGAGTCTGCTGGAGGCCGAGCAGCTCCACCTGCACCACCAGCAGCTCTTCGGTCCGGCTGTGTCGGACTCGACGATGCGCCGGGTGCTGGCCGGCCTCGACGAACACACGCTGCGAAAGATCGCGAAGGTGCGGCGGCGGGTGCGCCGCCAGGTGTGGGGCCTGCTGCATCTGCGGCCGGGCGGCTTCCCCTATCTCACCGTTGCCGGACGGCACTTGAAGGGCTGGATCGTCGTGGACCTGGACGCCACGGTCATCACTGCCGCTTCGAAGAAGGAAGGGGCAGCGGCGACGTTCAAGGGCACGTTCGGCTTCCACCCGCTGGCCGGCTGGTGCGCGAACACTGGTGAGAGCCTGGCAATGGAGCTGCGCTGCGGGAATGCCGGGGCGAACACCGTCGAGGACCACCTGCGCGTGCTGGCGGCCTGTCTGGAGCAGGTCCCCGGCTCCTCGCAGGCCAAGCTCCTCATCCGCGTCGACGGCGCCGGGGCCACGCACGGTCTGCTGGAGCACCTGGAGTCACTGAACACGAAGCGGCGCACGGTCCGTTACACCGTCGGCTGGAAGATCACGCCCGAGGACGAGGCGGCGATCGCGAAACTCCCCGAAAGCGCATGGGAGACCTCCCTGCACCAGGACGGCAGCGTCCAGGAGGGCTACCAGGTCGCCGAGTTGACCGGGGTGAACACCCGCGAGGGCTGGCCCCAGGGGATGCGGCTGATCGTCCGCCGGGTCAGACCCTCACGGCGGCAGCACAAGAAGCTGACCGACTTCGAGAAACAGACCGGCTGGCGCTACTCGATCACCGCGACGAATATCCGGCACCTGTGGGGCATCCCCGGCTCGCACCAGGTCCAGTTCCTCGATGCCCTGCACCGCGACCACGCCGAGGTCGAGGATCGCATCCGCACCGGCAAAGCCATGGGCCTGCACAACCTCCCGTCCAAGTCGTGGCAGGTCAACGCCGGATGGATGCTTGCCTGCAACCTCGCGGCTGATCTCGACGCCTGGCTGCGGCTGCTCACCCTGCACGACCAGGACGGGCTCGAACACGCCGAGCCGGACACCATGCGCTTCCGCCTCTACCACCTGCCCGCCCGCCTCGCCGACCACGCCCGACGCCGCTACCTGCGCATCGAACGGACCTGGCCCTGGGCAAAGGCGTTCACCACCTGCTGGAGCAGGCTCACACAGCTTCCGGCCGTCACCTGA
- a CDS encoding transposase family protein — MSWNVTAELDKDQLDGLVVRVHQALVEDPDPAVSPARMWSLGLYRSVVLVLFLLRQNPVQEAAAELFGVSQATVSRRWTGLLPVVEKALAGHVPDPVEASAGRIVLIDGTPVTTWDWASEGTAMFSGKHRDTGFNLQIAATLSGDLLAVSEPVPGSRHDMYAWRQSHFPETFAERQSMGDLGYVGSGMLTARRKPPGQQRPTGAKIYNRSISSLRAAIERAIAHLKDWKILATRYRGPLAKFPLVAKTVTALTFYKKGW, encoded by the coding sequence TTGAGCTGGAACGTTACGGCAGAGTTAGACAAGGATCAACTGGACGGGCTGGTGGTGCGGGTCCATCAGGCGCTCGTGGAGGACCCGGATCCTGCGGTGTCTCCGGCGCGGATGTGGTCGCTGGGCCTGTACCGGTCGGTGGTCCTGGTGCTGTTCCTCCTGCGGCAGAACCCCGTCCAGGAAGCGGCGGCGGAACTGTTCGGTGTCAGCCAGGCCACTGTTTCCCGGCGGTGGACGGGGCTGCTTCCGGTGGTGGAGAAGGCCCTCGCCGGGCATGTCCCTGATCCTGTGGAAGCCTCAGCCGGCCGGATCGTGCTCATCGACGGCACCCCGGTCACCACGTGGGACTGGGCGAGCGAAGGCACCGCTATGTTCTCCGGCAAGCACCGCGACACAGGCTTCAACCTGCAGATCGCCGCCACGCTGTCCGGAGACCTACTCGCGGTGTCCGAGCCTGTCCCGGGCTCCCGCCACGACATGTACGCCTGGCGCCAGTCCCACTTCCCGGAGACCTTCGCAGAACGGCAGAGCATGGGCGATCTTGGGTACGTGGGTTCCGGCATGCTCACCGCGAGACGCAAACCACCTGGTCAGCAACGCCCCACTGGCGCCAAGATCTACAACCGGAGCATCAGCAGCCTCCGCGCCGCCATTGAGCGAGCGATCGCACACCTGAAGGACTGGAAGATCCTCGCGACCCGCTACCGCGGCCCCCTGGCCAAGTTCCCCCTCGTCGCCAAAACCGTCACCGCCCTCACCTTCTACAAAAAGGGCTGGTGA
- a CDS encoding transposase: MARPSRYPLELRRRAVRMVAEVRDDYPNETAALQAVANKLGIGSRETLRNWMKQQEIDAGQRPGTTGEESTQLKALKKENAELKRANEILKAAASFFAAELDRPHTRS; encoded by the coding sequence ATGGCACGACCCTCCCGTTACCCGCTTGAGCTGCGCCGTCGCGCGGTGCGCATGGTCGCCGAAGTGCGCGACGACTACCCGAACGAGACGGCCGCCTTGCAGGCGGTCGCGAACAAGCTCGGTATCGGCTCCCGCGAGACTCTGCGGAACTGGATGAAGCAGCAGGAGATCGACGCGGGGCAGCGTCCGGGGACGACGGGGGAGGAGTCCACCCAGCTCAAGGCGCTGAAGAAGGAGAACGCCGAGCTGAAGCGGGCGAACGAGATCCTGAAGGCCGCGGCGAGTTTCTTCGCGGCCGAGCTCGACCGGCCACACACGCGCTCGTAG
- a CDS encoding IS3 family transposase, with protein MARPSRYPLELRRRAVRMVAEVRDDYPNETAALQAVANKLGIGSRETLRNWMKQQEIDAGQRPGDDGGGVHPAQGAEEGERRAEAGERDPEGRGEFLRGRARPATHALVAFIDEHRDRFGGVEPICRTLTAHDCKIAPSTYYAHNKRLQTPSARSVRDEALKERIQDVYTSNYRVYGARKIWRELNRQGHAVARCTVERLMRELGIQGAVRGKRVITTIPGGQVQRAPDLVDRDFVAAAPNRCWVADFTHVKTWSATVYVAFVVDTFSRRIVGWSAATVKETVFVLDALEMAIWQRDRDQQSIQPGELIHHSDAGSQYTSFKLAEHLDAAGIAASIGSVGDAYDNALMESTIGLFKTELIKPQRPWKTLSQVELATAEWADWYNHRRLHGEIGHVPPVEYEANYYTELTKPQVTTTV; from the coding sequence ATGGCACGACCCTCCCGTTACCCGCTTGAGCTGCGCCGTCGCGCGGTGCGCATGGTCGCCGAAGTGCGCGACGACTACCCGAACGAGACGGCCGCCTTGCAGGCGGTCGCGAACAAGCTCGGTATCGGCTCCCGCGAGACTCTGCGGAACTGGATGAAGCAGCAGGAGATCGACGCGGGGCAGCGTCCGGGGGACGACGGGGGAGGAGTCCACCCAGCTCAAGGCGCTGAAGAAGGAGAACGCCGAGCTGAAGCGGGCGAACGAGATCCTGAAGGCCGCGGCGAGTTTCTTCGCGGCCGAGCTCGACCGGCCACACACGCGCTCGTAGCGTTCATCGACGAGCACCGGGACCGCTTCGGCGGGGTCGAGCCGATCTGCAGGACGCTCACCGCACACGACTGCAAGATCGCCCCTTCCACGTACTACGCCCACAACAAGCGCCTCCAGACGCCCTCCGCCCGTTCGGTGCGTGACGAGGCACTCAAGGAGAGGATCCAGGACGTCTATACGTCCAACTACCGTGTCTACGGGGCCCGGAAGATCTGGCGAGAGCTGAACCGGCAGGGACATGCGGTGGCCCGCTGTACTGTCGAGCGCCTGATGCGCGAGCTCGGTATCCAGGGCGCGGTGCGCGGCAAACGCGTCATCACCACGATCCCCGGCGGACAGGTCCAGCGGGCCCCCGATCTGGTCGACCGCGACTTCGTCGCCGCGGCTCCGAACCGGTGCTGGGTGGCGGACTTCACCCATGTGAAGACCTGGTCTGCGACCGTCTATGTCGCGTTCGTCGTGGACACCTTCTCCCGCCGGATCGTCGGCTGGTCCGCGGCCACCGTGAAGGAGACCGTCTTTGTCCTGGACGCCCTGGAGATGGCCATCTGGCAACGCGATCGCGACCAACAGTCCATTCAGCCCGGAGAGTTGATCCATCACTCCGACGCCGGGTCGCAATACACATCGTTCAAGCTCGCCGAGCACCTGGACGCCGCCGGCATCGCGGCGAGCATCGGATCCGTCGGTGACGCGTACGACAACGCCCTGATGGAGTCCACGATCGGCCTGTTCAAGACCGAGTTGATCAAGCCCCAGCGGCCCTGGAAGACGCTCTCCCAGGTCGAGTTGGCCACCGCCGAGTGGGCCGACTGGTACAACCACCGAAGACTCCACGGTGAGATAGGCCACGTCCCGCCCGTCGAATACGAAGCCAACTACTACACGGAACTCACGAAACCCCAGGTCACAACCACAGTCTGA
- a CDS encoding IS110 family transposase, translated as MFDTEDVGVFLGLDVGKSAHHGHGVTPAGKKVFDKQLPNSEPKLRAVFEKLAAKFGTVLVIVDQPASIGALPLTVARDAGCQVAYLPGLAMRRIADLYPGEAKTDAKDAAVIADAARTMPHTLRSLELTDEITAELTVLVGFDQDLAAEATRTSNRIRGLLTQFHPSLERVLGPRLDHQAVTWLLERHGSPAALRKAGRRRLVELIRPKAPRMAQRLIDDVFDALDEQTVIVPGTGTLDIVIPTLAASLATVHTQRRALEAQINTLLEAHPLSPVLTSMPGVGVRTAAVLLVTVGDGASFPTAAHLASYAGLAPTTKSSGTSIHGEHAPRGGNRQLKRAMFLSAFACMNADPASRTYYDKQRARGKTHTQALLRLARQRISVLFAMLRDGTFYEPRLPEGIELAA; from the coding sequence ATGTTCGACACCGAAGACGTGGGCGTGTTCCTCGGCCTGGACGTCGGCAAGAGTGCCCATCACGGCCACGGAGTCACCCCGGCCGGCAAGAAGGTCTTCGACAAGCAGCTGCCCAACAGCGAGCCGAAGCTGCGGGCCGTGTTCGAAAAGCTGGCCGCGAAGTTCGGCACCGTCCTGGTGATCGTGGACCAGCCCGCCTCGATCGGCGCTCTGCCCCTGACCGTCGCCCGCGATGCCGGCTGCCAGGTCGCCTACCTGCCGGGACTCGCGATGCGCCGGATCGCCGACCTCTACCCGGGCGAGGCCAAGACCGACGCGAAGGACGCCGCGGTTATCGCCGACGCCGCCCGGACGATGCCCCACACCCTGCGCTCGCTGGAACTGACCGACGAGATCACCGCCGAGCTCACTGTCCTGGTCGGCTTCGACCAAGACCTCGCCGCCGAGGCCACCCGCACCTCCAACCGGATACGCGGCCTGCTCACCCAGTTCCACCCCAGCCTGGAACGCGTCCTGGGCCCCCGCCTGGACCACCAGGCCGTCACCTGGCTGCTGGAGCGTCACGGCTCCCCGGCCGCCCTGCGCAAAGCCGGCCGCCGCAGACTCGTCGAACTGATCCGGCCCAAGGCCCCACGCATGGCCCAGCGGCTGATCGACGACGTCTTCGACGCACTGGACGAACAGACCGTCATCGTCCCGGGAACCGGCACCCTCGACATCGTCATCCCCACCCTGGCCGCCTCCCTGGCCACCGTCCACACCCAGCGTCGGGCCCTGGAAGCCCAGATCAACACCCTGCTGGAGGCCCACCCTCTTTCCCCGGTCCTGACGTCGATGCCCGGCGTCGGCGTCAGGACCGCCGCCGTCCTGCTGGTCACCGTCGGCGACGGCGCCAGCTTCCCCACCGCCGCCCACCTGGCCTCCTACGCCGGACTCGCCCCCACCACGAAATCCTCCGGGACCTCCATCCACGGCGAGCACGCACCCCGAGGCGGAAACCGGCAGCTCAAACGGGCCATGTTCCTGTCCGCCTTCGCCTGCATGAACGCCGACCCGGCCTCCCGCACCTACTACGACAAACAACGCGCCCGCGGCAAGACCCACACCCAGGCCCTCCTCCGCCTGGCCCGCCAACGCATCAGCGTCCTGTTCGCCATGCTCCGCGACGGCACCTTCTACGAACCCCGCCTCCCCGAGGGCATCGAACTCGCCGCATGA
- a CDS encoding IS3 family transposase, whose translation MDEHRDRFGGVEPICRTLTAHDCKIAPSTYYAHNKRLQTPSARSVRDEALKERIQDVYTSNYRVYGARKIWRELNRQGHAVARCTVERLMRELGIQGAVRGKRVITTIPGGQVQRAPDLVDRDFVAAAPNRCWVADFTHVKTWSATVYVAFVVDTFSRRIVGWSAATVKETVFVLDALEMAIWQRDRDQQSIQPGELIHHSDAGSQYTSFKLAEHLEAYSRGFTSPFCRR comes from the coding sequence ATCGACGAGCACCGGGACCGCTTCGGCGGGGTCGAGCCGATCTGCAGGACGCTCACCGCACACGACTGCAAGATCGCCCCTTCCACGTACTACGCCCACAACAAGCGCCTCCAGACGCCCTCCGCCCGTTCGGTGCGTGACGAGGCACTCAAGGAGAGGATCCAGGACGTCTATACGTCCAACTACCGTGTCTACGGGGCCCGGAAGATCTGGCGAGAGCTGAACCGGCAGGGACATGCGGTGGCCCGCTGTACTGTCGAGCGCCTGATGCGCGAGCTCGGTATCCAGGGCGCGGTGCGCGGCAAACGCGTCATCACCACGATCCCCGGCGGACAGGTCCAGCGGGCCCCCGATCTGGTCGACCGCGACTTCGTCGCCGCGGCTCCGAACCGGTGCTGGGTGGCGGACTTCACCCATGTGAAGACCTGGTCTGCGACCGTCTATGTCGCGTTCGTCGTGGACACCTTCTCCCGCCGGATCGTCGGCTGGTCCGCGGCCACCGTGAAGGAGACCGTCTTTGTCCTGGACGCCCTGGAGATGGCCATCTGGCAACGCGATCGCGACCAACAGTCCATTCAGCCCGGAGAGTTGATCCATCACTCCGACGCCGGGTCGCAATACACATCGTTCAAGCTCGCCGAGCACCTGGAGGCCTATTCACGGGGTTTCACCAGCCCTTTTTGTAGAAGGTGA
- a CDS encoding transposase family protein, which translates to MVRVHQALVEDPDPAVSPARMWSLGLYRSVVLVLFLLRQNPVQEAAAELFGVSQATVSRRWTGLLPVVEKALAGHVPDPVEASAGRIVLIDGTLVTTWDWASEGTAMFSGKHRDTGFNLQIAATLSGDLLAVSEPVPGSRHDMYAWRQSHFPETFAERQSMGDLGYVGSGMLTARRKPPGQQRPTGAKIYNRSISSLRAAIERAIAHLKDWKILATRYRGPLAKFPLVAKTVTALTFYKKGW; encoded by the coding sequence GTGGTGCGGGTCCATCAGGCGCTCGTGGAGGACCCGGATCCTGCGGTGTCTCCGGCGCGGATGTGGTCGCTGGGCCTGTACCGGTCGGTGGTCCTGGTGCTGTTCCTCCTGCGGCAGAACCCCGTCCAGGAAGCGGCGGCGGAACTGTTCGGTGTCAGCCAGGCCACTGTTTCCCGGCGGTGGACGGGGCTGCTTCCGGTGGTGGAGAAGGCCCTCGCCGGGCATGTCCCTGATCCTGTGGAAGCCTCAGCCGGCCGGATCGTGCTCATCGACGGCACCCTGGTCACCACGTGGGACTGGGCGAGCGAAGGCACCGCTATGTTCTCCGGCAAGCACCGCGACACCGGCTTCAACCTGCAGATCGCCGCCACGCTGTCCGGAGACCTGCTCGCGGTGTCCGAGCCTGTCCCGGGCTCCCGCCACGACATGTACGCCTGGCGCCAGTCCCACTTCCCGGAGACCTTCGCAGAACGGCAGAGCATGGGCGATCTTGGGTACGTGGGTTCCGGCATGCTCACCGCGAGACGCAAACCACCTGGTCAGCAACGCCCCACTGGCGCCAAGATCTACAACCGGAGCATCAGCAGCCTCCGCGCCGCCATTGAGCGAGCGATCGCACACCTGAAGGACTGGAAGATCCTCGCGACCCGCTACCGCGGCCCCCTGGCCAAGTTCCCCCTCGTCGCCAAAACCGTCACCGCCCTCACCTTCTACAAAAAGGGCTGGTGA